In the genome of Anaerosporomusa subterranea, the window GTCTAGAACTTTCATTCCATTGAGTGTACCTTTTTTTCATTTACTATCTCCGCCCAGTAGATTATGAAGATTAGCTTTCCGCTTGCGCTGTCAATTGTTGTTGGTAACGAAGTTTGTTGCGCCAAATCATCAATAAAGTAGTGGCTATGCCACAAAATCCAAAGACAATGCCAATTGTAAATGCTAGGGAATACGTTCCTGTAATCTCTTTACATTGTGCTGCCAACCTCGGCCCAACCAGAGCCGCTGCTGCAAACGCAGTAAACAATATTCCGAAATTCAGTCCAAGGTGCTTTGAACCAAAAAGATCAGCCGTAACTGTTGGAAATATGGTCACTACACCGCCATAGCAGAGTCCAACGATGGAAATCGCCAGTATAAAGGAGTATACGCTTTGGCTGTAAACAAGGAGACTCATTGATACTGTCGACAACAGATAAACACCCATCAATGCTTGATAGCAACCAATCTTATCTGATAGATATCCCCAAGATACACGGCCACAGGTGTTGGCTAAAGAGATAATGCTAACCGATAATGCGCCCATTGCTACAGAAAGATTAGATAGCTCTTGCCCAATCGACACCGCATGTCCTATAATCATTAATCCAGATGAGGCGCCAAGCGCATACATCGTCCATAGAACATAAAATAGCGGATCTTGAACCATTTCCTTCCACGTTTTATCGGTCCCACCGTGCGAAGCTGACATCCTATTGGCAGAGGCTTTCAAATCTGACTGATAATTGTCGGGAGGTAACATAACAAACATCGACGCCGTAGCGATCACTAGCACGTATGTCAAACCCAATGCATGAAGAGCTTGAGCCACCCCATAACCGTAAACAATAGATGAGATGATTGGCGCAGATACCATGGCTCCCACTCCTGCCCCGGCGACAACCAAACCTGTCGCCACCCCCTTTTTATCAGGGAACCACTTAACTGTATTAGCAACCACACAGGAATGCACTATACCGTTGCCCAGCCCACTGATAACACCATAAGCTAGATATAGCTGCGTAAGTGTAGTTGCAAAACCGGCCAAAGCAATCCCTCCACCCCACATGAAACCGCCAACTAGGAGCAGACGTCTAGGTCCATGCTGGTCTTGAAGTCTGCCAGCGACAATCATAGTAACTCCCATCATGACGTAACACAGTGTGAAAGCCATCGAAACTTGGCTGGGAGTCCAATGATACATAGCCATTAATGGCTTTTGGAATACGCTCCACGCGTAACTTCCGCCTAAACAAAAACTACCGATTGTAGCTGCCAGCAGGATAATCCATCGATTGTACTTCTTTTCATTCATAATGATTCCCCCTTAGACTGCTAATATGGTACCCTGCCACCTAACATCTGCTATACCGATGCATAACATTTTCTCCTTTATCGCTTATTGGTATTACTGTTTAAATTCTGAGAGAAAAAAAAGAAGCCTTCCATTAAACCAGCTAAACAAAAGCGCATATATTCCTAACTTTCGTTCAAATCTTAGTAGTTATCTTTGATGTAGCCATAAAAAAGTAACAACTCTTGCAAAGTTTCAAAACCTTGCAGGAGTTGTTCGCACAATTAGATATTCTCCTAATTTGGCGGACACGCAGAACACGTAGCGGAAATGTCTTCCATGTCCCGGCATATCCAAAGCAACTAGTTGATACTTGCCAGCCAGTAGCTTCATCATAGCGTGATATTGCCTGGTTTCTCTGCCTGCCGTATGGATGCAAACGATAGTCTTTTTTCAGGATATAGGTAAGCTGCCTGACTAACATCATGCTCCCTCAAAACGGCACAGAAGAAGTTGTACAATAGAAGTCAGATTTGTTGAAGCCTCCCACATTACTAGTAATGTATTATCAGATCAGATCTCTGAAAGAGAGCACCTTAGCCATTAGCCTACTACCGGCGAACGAGTTCCGAGATAGCCAACACTTCCTCGACTGTCTTTCCCTTAATTTCTTCAGAAGTTACATATTTGGTAATAGGGGTAACTGTTACATCACTATAATTCTTATCAAAGGCCGGGCAAAACACGGTTCTTCCGTCTCCCATACGCGTACGGATATCGTCGCAGACGGCTGCAAAATCATCTGTTTCAAAATCCCAAATTATCAAGTGACGATATTTCTGAGGGCCGTCAGATAACTGCGTCTCAGCTACCTGATAAAATTGACATCCTACATAGCCCGGAATTCTCAAGAGGTCATGAATGTGCTGTCCGGCATACCAGGTAAGATATTCATCCTCTTGTCCTTCAGTAGCATTACTATATACCAGCATAGAATATTTTTTCTTCTCACCCATTTTATTGGTCAACCTCCTTATTATTTCGTCATTTTAGGCCTACTAATAGCAATGCAGAATTCAGGAGTATCATACCTTTACCTAATTCAATTGTACACATAATTCTTCTCTTCTGTGCAGTTTTCAAGGAGCATGAGCAGACCTTTCCGGCTTCGGGTGCTGCAGACTCCTATCGTAGTCCGTGCGTACACGGCCTGGGAATGTACTTACTCAGCCTGCTGATCTATAATTACTAGCAATTCCGACTTTACTGAGGCGGGTTACCGCCTCCGTTCCGATATACACCTGGTTTTCGCCTGAAGGAATAAGCTCCTTTCAGGCCTTTGGAGTAATGTAGTAAGCTTCTTCGCGCTACGTAAAATTAACCAATGAAACCCCATGCCAAAATACCTAAACTTACAACGAGACCAGACCATAGAAAAGCAATAACATTGTATCCCATAATATCCCTAATCCCTAGCCCCGAGAGAGCGAGCGCAGGCAAGACCCACATCGGTTGAATCATATCTTGTATACCGTTTCCTAAAGCAACACTCATTGAGACGGCTGCTAGGTCTGCACCCATTGCTTTGGCGGCTTCAATCATAAATGGGCCCTGTACTACCCAATGGCCACCACCTGAAGGAACAAAGACATTGATAAACATTGAAGATATAAAGCCCCAAAATGGAAGAGTCTGTGGAGTAGATATGACTACAAACCATCCTGCAATTGTCGTCACAAGGCCAGAACTTGTCATCATCCCCATAATGCCAGCATAAAACGGGAACTGTATGGCCATCGAACCCATGCCTTTGGCTGCTCCTTGAACTGCATTGATGAAGTTACGCGTCGTACCGTGCAAAATCATGGCAAGAAAGAGGAAAATGAAATTGACAGCATTGATATCAAATCCGCCTTTTTTTGCAAAGAAGTAAAATCCGAGGAAGATAACCCCCATCGCACCCGCAATCATGATGAATATTGGACTAGCTTCCGCTCTTTCAGCCGGAGTTGCATAAACTTTAGACTCATTGTCCACGATTATTTCACTAATCTCGGGTTTAAGGGTAACAAGCGATCCTTGAGGCTTTATCATACTGTTCACAATTGGCAAAGTGACAAGCAAGACTACAAGTATCATGAGGTTCATCGGATGAAAAATTGTTTCAGTGATAGGGATGAGTCCCATTTGTTTTTCTAGGAAATGTCCTTTCGTGGCGATTAGCAGAGGAGTTGAAGATGATATTCCGAACGCATAAATTCCAAATGCAGTGTAAGATGCGGCAATAATAAGTGGATAATGAACACCTGGTACGCGCTCAGCTAACTTCTTTGCTAGCAGCGTTCCAGCAATAAGGCCGAATCCCCAATTTAAGTAAGACATCAATCCTTCAAACAGAGTGGCTAAAGCGATCGCTCCTTTTGGAGTCTTGGGAATACCTGCAATCCAATCCAAGAGACGCCTGATCAAAGGTGCCTGCGCCAAAACCGAACCGCCCAACATGATCAGAATCATTTGCATCGCAAAAGTCAACAATCCCCAAAAACCTTGTCCCCAGTAAAGAATCATATCGACGGGACTTTTACCCTGTATGGCAACCCCCATGATACCAGTTATTACAGTCAATACCACTGCAAACAAAAACGGATCTGGTAGATACATTTTTACAAGTTCACTAAAAAAACCACTTATAGCCGAGATTAATTTAACAACAAGACCACTGCTTTCTTTTTCTTCTTGACGTATTTGTACTTGGTGCATTTGACAACCTCCAATTATTCATTTTCTTATTTTATCCATTAAGCGTCAAAGCCTGATGTATCGCATCCTCACCTCCCACTTTTCGTACAAGCGCTCCTTGTTTTTACATTCAAAAACTATTGTTAGAATTTTAGATTTTATCTGAAAATACCTTTGCTACTTTCTGCAAAAAACAAATCCGTTTTTTTGTAGGAAAGTATGAAAAATTATGTTTTTTCTGTAACCTAGGGTATTACAGACCTAAAAAATGTGTAGTTTTATTCTACACAGGGGAGAATGCCTCAAATTCTGTGCAATCTGATAGGTCGATTTGCTCATTGCTACTACTTGCTAAGAAGGATATAAAAAGACCCCCGAACTGGCGTAGTGAGCGATAATCTCCGCGGCGTGGAATCTCTGGTAAACCTCCCATATATCATATCACACGGATCGGTCCCTGCAGCACGGCAACTGTAAATGGGGGGGGGGTGACGCCGAGCCACAACCGATATCTATGCGCACTACAAGCTGACCCAATATTTACCTGATTGTTGGCAATCGAGATTACAGCGATGGTCCTAACAAAATGTTTTACGGTATTGGCGCCAGCACAGCTTTAGCACCTAGGATCGATGGCTATGCATCTGTTACGACTAGCAGCATTGCTACCGATTGGCAAGTAGGAGCAGCTTACAAGCTGAACAGCCAAACTGCGCTTCATTTAGGCTACAAATCCTATAAAGAAGATGGTGCCTCGAGAGCTGACGGTCTTGGATTTTGCGTAAACTATACATTCTAATCTTGATAACTGATCCCCATGGCTAGGGGTGACCTAGAATAACAAAGACTATCCGGAGCAGCGTCCAGCTGTTCCGGATAGTCTTTGTTTGACTACATTTAATGATCGAATATTTACTGTCCGTATTTCATACTTCATACCGCATTCGCTATAGTCTCGAAGAACAAAGCACCTCCACCAGTGTAATGGCATCAACCATACTGGGGGAGGTGCTTCATTATCGAGGGGCAATACACTTATGGCAAGGTACGATTAATGTATTCTAAATCAGGGTAAACCGTAGGCACTGTTCGTCTAGTCTTTTCAGGTATGTGATCGGTAATGACATTTTCACCGGCAGTAGATTCAACCTGATTTTTGACAGTTGGAGTGTCTTTCTCAGGATTCGGCATTTGACTACCCCCTATCCGGAATTCAATCTTATTTTGTCCGCAACTTCTCGGCGGCAATTTCCATTAGCTTTCCCGGTTCAAAGTAAAATATTTGGAAAGTTTTCTTATAATAAGATTCATGAATTTGACAAAGATATAACTATGAGTGCAACGACTACAAGTATAAAGGAGGACATTTTCATGCAAGAATTTGGCATAATTCTCAGCCTGTTTTTACTAATGTTTTTCGCGTATAAAGGCTTCTCTGTCATCTTGTTTGCCCCGGTCTTTGCTTTGCTTGCTGCCTCACTCGCAGGGTTGCCTTTGATGCCTGCGTACACGGAGTTGTTCATGGCAAAAGGGGTAACCTATATTAAATCCTATTTTCCTGTATTCCTACTGGGTGCCGTCTTTGGGAAGGTCATGGAAGATACCGGCTTAGCAAAAGGCATTTCCCAGTGGATTATTAATAGTTTAGGTAAAGAACGAGCGATCCTGTCCGTCGTTTTGGCAGGTGCAGTGCTTACGTACGGCGGAGTCAGCCTATTTGTGGTTGTTTTTGCGGTATATCCTTTTGCATCAGCTTTGTTTAAACAAGCCGACATACCGAAACGTTTAGTTCCCGGAGCTATCGCACTAGGGGCCTTCACCTTTACAATGGACTCTTTTCCGGGGACGCCGCAAATACAGAACATCATTCCTACCAACTATTTTGGCACAACTATCTACGCTGCCCCGATTAGCGGTTTACTTGGCGGCCTGATAATCTTGTTCCTTGGCGTAGCCTGGATGGAACATCGGAGAAGGTCGGCCCTGGCAGCAGGTGAAGGATATGGCAACCATACGCTAAATGAGCCGGAAGGCACTGTAACAGTGGGCTTACCTTCCTGGTATATTGGCGTTATTCCATTACTTACGGTTCTCGCAATTAACTTCTTCTTGAACAATATATATACCTGGAACCCCGACCTGCTTCAGCCCTTTCAGGCAATGAAGCTACCTCTGCTGGTAGCCTCGGTTAAAAATGTAACTAGCAATTGGTCACTCATTATTGCGCTTGTCTGCGGTATTCTGGTTGCGGTCGCACTCAGCTTGGGGCGTATATCAATGGAAAATCTGGCAAAAACACTTAATGCGGGAGCGGTAGGGTCGCTGCTCGCGATTATGAATACAGCATCTGAGGTTGGCTATGGTAATGTTATTTCATCATTACCTGGGTTTAAGGCGATTTCGAATGCATTGATCAACATAAAAATTGGCGGGACACCCCTAGTGTCAGAAGCCGTCACCGTAAACATCTTGGCAGGCATAACTGGGTCAGCCTCTGGAGGGATGTCGATCGCGCTCGAATTATTCGCAAAAGACTGGCTGGCGTGGGCCAACTCCACCGGTATATCACCAGAAATGCTGCACAGGGTTGCGTCGATGGCCTCCGGCGGTATGGATACCTTGCCTCAAAACGGAGCGGTTATCACACTATTGGCTGTCTGCGGATTGACACATCGGGATTCCTATATGGATATATTTATAATGACAATCATCAAAACAGCGACCGTATTTATCATCATATTGTTTCATTCCATCACTGGACTTCTATAGAGAAACAATCAAACCATCCATTAGTGTAGAGTAAGTAAGCTCATTCTTGCACAAGGCAGGAATGAGCTTACTTTTATTCTTCTTCTATTTGTTTGAAATGATCTCTGCCTTGTTACGATTAGGCTCAGCCAGCCTCCCTATTTCGCTGTTATCGCGCCGATTTTCCTGTTGGAAAGCTCCCGGTAGGCGATAGCCATTCCGGTTGCCCCGAGCGGCATGGTCAGGATAACCGGGATAACGAATAGAATCGCCCCGATCCCAGACAAAAGTCCAATAACGAAGCTATACATCCAGATCATGACCGGATCAGTCATGAAGTATTGCAACGCCTGTTTTAGTGCCGCCATTGGTTCAAGATTCCGCTCCACGATCAAGCCGATAGCTAGAATAAACAGTATCCCAACGGCCGGGCCAACAGCAATCCGGATTAGGAATCCGACCAGCGGGATGGACCCAAGCGCCCCCGCGATGAACATAGCGATCCACATAGCTACAACGATCAAGAAT includes:
- a CDS encoding OFA family MFS transporter, encoding MNEKKYNRWIILLAATIGSFCLGGSYAWSVFQKPLMAMYHWTPSQVSMAFTLCYVMMGVTMIVAGRLQDQHGPRRLLLVGGFMWGGGIALAGFATTLTQLYLAYGVISGLGNGIVHSCVVANTVKWFPDKKGVATGLVVAGAGVGAMVSAPIISSIVYGYGVAQALHALGLTYVLVIATASMFVMLPPDNYQSDLKASANRMSASHGGTDKTWKEMVQDPLFYVLWTMYALGASSGLMIIGHAVSIGQELSNLSVAMGALSVSIISLANTCGRVSWGYLSDKIGCYQALMGVYLLSTVSMSLLVYSQSVYSFILAISIVGLCYGGVVTIFPTVTADLFGSKHLGLNFGILFTAFAAAALVGPRLAAQCKEITGTYSLAFTIGIVFGFCGIATTLLMIWRNKLRYQQQLTAQAES
- a CDS encoding short-chain fatty acid transporter, whose protein sequence is MHQVQIRQEEKESSGLVVKLISAISGFFSELVKMYLPDPFLFAVVLTVITGIMGVAIQGKSPVDMILYWGQGFWGLLTFAMQMILIMLGGSVLAQAPLIRRLLDWIAGIPKTPKGAIALATLFEGLMSYLNWGFGLIAGTLLAKKLAERVPGVHYPLIIAASYTAFGIYAFGISSSTPLLIATKGHFLEKQMGLIPITETIFHPMNLMILVVLLVTLPIVNSMIKPQGSLVTLKPEISEIIVDNESKVYATPAERAEASPIFIMIAGAMGVIFLGFYFFAKKGGFDINAVNFIFLFLAMILHGTTRNFINAVQGAAKGMGSMAIQFPFYAGIMGMMTSSGLVTTIAGWFVVISTPQTLPFWGFISSMFINVFVPSGGGHWVVQGPFMIEAAKAMGADLAAVSMSVALGNGIQDMIQPMWVLPALALSGLGIRDIMGYNVIAFLWSGLVVSLGILAWGFIG
- a CDS encoding GntP family permease, producing MQEFGIILSLFLLMFFAYKGFSVILFAPVFALLAASLAGLPLMPAYTELFMAKGVTYIKSYFPVFLLGAVFGKVMEDTGLAKGISQWIINSLGKERAILSVVLAGAVLTYGGVSLFVVVFAVYPFASALFKQADIPKRLVPGAIALGAFTFTMDSFPGTPQIQNIIPTNYFGTTIYAAPISGLLGGLIILFLGVAWMEHRRRSALAAGEGYGNHTLNEPEGTVTVGLPSWYIGVIPLLTVLAINFFLNNIYTWNPDLLQPFQAMKLPLLVASVKNVTSNWSLIIALVCGILVAVALSLGRISMENLAKTLNAGAVGSLLAIMNTASEVGYGNVISSLPGFKAISNALINIKIGGTPLVSEAVTVNILAGITGSASGGMSIALELFAKDWLAWANSTGISPEMLHRVASMASGGMDTLPQNGAVITLLAVCGLTHRDSYMDIFIMTIIKTATVFIIILFHSITGLL